The Pan troglodytes isolate AG18354 chromosome 15, NHGRI_mPanTro3-v2.0_pri, whole genome shotgun sequence genomic sequence CCTACAAAAGTTTATAGAATGCCATATGCCCTTCTgattttttggtttctttctctcATTGTTCCTCTTTATGTCTGCATTTCAGAAAACAACTGCTGATGGTTTcctgtgtgtgtcttcttttccCCACCTAAAATGCATCACATTTAGTCTCCCTATTCTTGGTTCATATGTCATCTCCTCAGGAAGACATGATGATTAATGCACTCTTCCTCTAACCCCTAGTCATTTGGAGTTCCCATAGAAGCACAGCACTTCATCTGAAACTTAATCACAGTATCTGGGTTTAGCCTGAGGGCTAGGATATTTTATCTCATTCAATTGTATTGatactatatttttatctttatgaatTTTATAGTGAAACATTCTTCAATTAGAATATGCCCTCtgaattaacattattattaccATGATATAACAGTCCTGTAGGGCATAAGTTTAAGGTCATGCCATTGTTAGGCAAAAAACACAGCAGACCCTCTGCTGGTTTAACTGTTCCCTAAAGTTTTCCTCCATTGAGAGTCTAATTTCTTGATTATAACTTTTGGGGATACAGAGATAGCTTTGATTCTATGTGGGAGATTTCTGTACTAGCAGATGCTGATATGAAGAATAGATCAAAGAAAATCTCTTTATATGCTACATGCCTTCCTTTCTCCCAACCTAGACTTCGATAGCTTgagtggaaaaatattttcagctgCTCTTCATAACAGCCTCTGTGAAAGCAAAAAGattatctacaaaaaattatacaaatacaagATTAATTTCCTAAATTTTATGCCCTAAGTCACATGTTTATGGTGCCTAAAAAACAATTAACTTGATAACTAAACATTTATGTATTATCTCTTTAAAAGGTCTATTTTCAcactatttcaaaaattatttattttatatgcaaTACCTAAGACACAATACTTGAGAAGGAAAATATATCCTGTCATGAAGATTAAAAAGTTATAATATTTAGGTAATTTATCACAAAGGAATTTACTAAATTTTGCTATATCAGTTGTGGAATTTTCATAGTGTATACATGATCACTTAATAACAAAATTTTACTTGCTGTAACCTTTTAACATGAATTTATTTTAGTGCCCTTTTAATCTTCATGCAATAACTTTTAGGCAGTTTGAAGAGAACACATGAAGAAGAGGATGATTTTGGAACCATGCAAGTGGCGACTGCACAGAATGGCTGACTTGAAGAGCAACATCATAGAGTGTGAATTTCTATTTGGGAAGgagaaaatacaagagaaaattataatgtaaaatggtaaaaacataagtagtttttttttcaattacatgTTGCTTCCAGACGTACTTCTCTGCAACTTGTTGAGCAACATTTTAAGATGTTGGACTTCTGCAATAGATGGCACTGATGGTtttactcctttttttaaaaacacatgcgcgcgcacacacacacgctttaCAAGTTTTATTATAAACCAAGAATTTTGGACTTGCAAAGAGGTATTATTGCAATAATGCACTTTTCATACTTGAAATTTATTTGTATGATATAAAGTTATTACTTTAAACAAAATGCAAGTATGGGGGGATTGTTTATAAAgtttgggtaatttataacaaaagaATTTGCTAAGGTTTgctaaaaattcatttttctgttctatatattacatttttaacataattttacaGTTCAATTTTATGATGGAGCCTCTTACAGAAACATTAACAAAATGCAGGAATCTgccacatttcttttttagtaTAACTTAATAGCttaattaccattttattttttatacttcttCCATTATTAATCTTTAAATCATGATCCTAATTAGCTGTCCTTACTTTAACTTGATCTAATTATTGCTTCCTTTCTTATTACTTtcctaatttgtttttctatattttaaaaactacagtTTCCATGATAAAAGGAAAACGTTTTGATTTATAGTACCAAGTGCTTAAACACAAGGATAGTGTTAGATTTTCGAGTGACtttcctttttgcattttttggcaGTAAAAGCCAAACGTTGTATTTGTTCTTTTCAGAGTTGTCCAGCCCTTTTTTCCTTTGTCCAAAATGATTCTAAATAGAATCTAATAAACCAATGtagcattatttttttctaaatgaagccccaaaaaagaaaagtgccttgcatcattttaaaaaaataattaaatcctCATGGCCTCTAAATTAGTATGTAGAACACTGAAAAGTTCTTAACATTTTTgtgtaatttcctttctttttaaaccaTAAATTAGTTTAAACTGAAAGTACGAGGCTGGAAGAAATATTAGTAAATTATTTGGAATATAGAAtgtttactctttctttttatgttatCTTAATGATTCTGTGAGATTGTTCCGGCTCAAACAGAAGCTTTTCTTTGGGGAAGGTGATTTGTGGGAGACTCTAGTGTAttttaaattagcattttaaTCCATTCTTGACATTCAGTTAGTCCAGATCTGCCCCATAATTTGCTTTAGTAAAGTCACTTTATGGATTTTTGGCTATGTTTTAGTTTGTGTGTATAAAAGttctaagaaaacatttttgctattttaagtatgtaagggaagagaggagtgtttttaactttttatagttGATGACTTTAGGGTAGCACAAACAAAACTCCTTTGTATCTAACTTTTCTCAATCCTCTCTTGAGGTGCTTTACTAATGGGAATGATTTCTGTATGTTCCCTTGGTACCAAGAGGTACTATGCAAAGTAACCTATTACACCAAGTTACTTGCTTTGCTTTCCTCTCTATGATGTGATAATACAGTAAAAGCTTTCTTACCCAGCATAGTGGGAGAGTGGAGATTAATTAAAATTGTTAATTAAGAGTTAATTCCTATTGACCCAGGTAATATTTCTCTTCTgatttccctccccttcccttctcttatCTTACCACTGTGAAAACAGCATATTGTTAATCTCGTTGTCGTCCAGTATTCTGCTTTGTGATTAGGTCCTTTGATGTACAGTGGTCTAGTGGAGTCAAGATTCGCATTGGGTTTTCTAAAATTCCAGTTGATAAAAGTTCCAGATAACACAGCTTTCCTGTATATAGATCACTATTGGGCAGGTCAGCAAAGATCTcttacagtgtaataataatcTATGATGCTTCATTTAGCAGAAACTCTGCTTAAAAGAATCTTCATAATAGTAAGTTTaggttttaaaaacttgtttcataaatatacatatatcctcTCTAGTAGTCTGGCCAAAAGAACAGATTTTGTTATTGATAATTTGTAGCTGgtaattttccacattttctatCCACTGTAATTTTTATGTTGTCACTGAAGTGCCTGCCCAGTACTGTATATTACAGTCTCTCACAAACACTGGGAAAAGGGACTGTCATCATCTTGAGtactctgtgtgtatatatatatagagatagatagattttttttttttgagacagagtctctaatgtcacccaggctggagtacagtggcacaatcttggctcactgcaacctccacctcctgggttcaagtgattctcctgcctcagcctcccaagtagctggggttacaggcacatgccaccatgcctggctaatttttgtagttttagtagagatggggtttcaccatgttggccaggctggtctcaaactcctgacctcaagtgatccacccacctcggcctcccaaagtgctgggattacaggcgtgagccactgcgcctggctgagtaCAATATTAATGTAGACAAACCATGAagtttattatttcatataagaACATTacaggtttgttttttcttgcatgTCTGTCCACCTAATGTTTAAGTAGTTCTGGTAGCTCTTCCTATTCtttattctatttgattccatttctgtGATTCTTTTATTACCACTGATGTTTTGTGATAGTTAACTATGATAAATTTAACTGATCATGATTTATCTTCTAGAGTATTTAAATAATGTATGAGTGACCACCCAATTCCAACATTAAAAGTGTAATCTGGGCCCATAATTTATAGTGAAATTGTATCAAAACATAGGGAAACTGTATTACTGtccattttgaaaatatgaaacttgagtattgaaaatattcaaacatGGAATGGCAGTATTCTAATTTCAGTTAGTTGGTTCATGTTAATTTCTTACCTGTTAGATGTTTAAACTGCAGTGACCTTTACTTGTATCTACTCTATGGTGGAAATGTTAAACCATGATAGCTTTTGCTACCAACTCAACCACTTAActtttagagcagttttgggGAGAGTTTATGCTTCATCTGAGTTTAGAAGTAATGTCAGAAAATGTTAAGCATGtctgtattaagaaaatataaggTTTCTAATTGTCTTATTAATATGGTAATTCAAGTGAATTAGAAATATTTAACTGCAATCTTGAATTATAAagttgagatatatatatatatgtatcaagaTCTCAACTTGATGTAAAGTAAATGAGCAGTTACCtggcggattttttttttttaaataactgatttaATCCATAATCCCATAACAAACATAGCTTCAcctcagtattttctttctttcttcgtTCAACAGTGCTCCGATAAGGGAATGCTAGAAAATAGATGAGAAGTACtgaaagacctttttttttaattgattagaAAAGTAAGTCTCTAGGGTCTTTGaatgctggaattttttttttttcttttgtctttcccaTCTGTGGCagctaaaacaaaaatcactcaaAATATTCAGGTTTACATGTTAGCTCTCTCTCATAGGGAGCTGCCATACCTCACAGTTCAAAGTGTATTCTATAGATCAGTAACATTATACTGACATGTAATTGCAATTTACTATGCAGCAAAAAtgattcaagaagaaaaataacctaCAGTGTCTGTATACCTTTGTATACACAATTGCTTAAGTTACTCTGCTTTTAACATTTGTACTTGGATAAAATGCTTATGTCTGTATAGGAATGTCACAGTGCAAGATGCTGCTAGCCCAGGCAcaaagtattaaaattattttgtgaagaTTGGTGGTTGTATTAAAACTGCTGTGCCATTATACCTCCAAAATATTGAAAAGCTCATTCATACTGCTGCTTATACCTCAAAACTTCTTTACTTAGATTGTTATCTGCTGGGTAAAAGTAACCCAAATTTACTCTGAGTTAAGAAGAGTGGATGAACATTGAATGTTGAGAAGCACTTAAGAGTATACTCTAAAACACTgtggttacacacacacacaaaattatggTCTGTAGTCCAGGCAAGCCTCAAATTCCAGCTCAAGTTTATTTTTAAGGATTAGTTGAGCAAGTTTGGAGTTGGAAGTGAGAGAATCGTGTTTAAAGGAAAGGGTAGGTCATCCACAGAACAGCTTTCagtcattacaaaaaaaaaaaaatacttcttgcTTTTATATTACCATCTTCCCCCATTAGGCCTACCTGCATACTGTGCTTCATCAAATCTAAGATCACCTCACAACTATACCATTATTTTAGGCACCACTAAAAGACAGTGTATTGCTAACAAAACTATGATAAACCATTGATAATATATCCAGATTTCAGAGATGTTACAGTGCATCTTAGTTGATGAAACAAAAGTATACAAAACATGAGACACAGTAAAAATGATAAGTACCACCTCATTATACCTTTTCACAAGCAAATAGTGGCCAAAGATGTGAACGGCCAGACACGGTAGCCGACAtatgtaatcccagatactctggaggctgaggcagaggatcacttgagctcaggagtttgagactggcttgggcaatatagtaagaccccacagaaaaatgtaaagccaggtgtgatggcacacacctgtagttccagctactggggaggctgaggcaggagggatggcttgaacccaggaactggaggatgcagtgagctatgatcacaccactggactccagcctgggtgatggagtgggacactgtctctttaaaaaatgtgggccaggtgcagtggctcgcacctgtcatccaagcactttgggaggctgaggtgggaggataacttgagcctaggagttaagagaccagcctgggcaacatagactccacacaaaaaatttttttaattagctgggtgtggtggcatgcacctatagtcccagccacatgggaggctgaggtggaaagatcatttgagcccaggagattgaggtggcAGTGTGTggtgattgtgcccctgcactctagcctgggcaacagcgagaccttgtctcaacaacaacaacaacaaaaggctaTCTATTGTGGGTACAATGCCTATGGGGTAGTCCTGCTCCACAaggagcagtttttaaaaaaaaaaagtttaagaagtgTTTTATGTAGCacttttttcatatttacatTTACTCACCATATGGCTTCAAAAATCATAAACATACTCAACTAAAATTACAGATCACCATTGTCCTCAATGACACAATTTTTGTATGGTGTACCTTACCTGTAATTCTATTTCCTATGGGAGGATTTAAGAGATATCTTAGGAACACTATTTAAAGGGATTTACTGAAGTGCCAACCTTGTGAATGATTTTACCTCAAATTGTTCAGTGGTAAGAAAGGTAATAAAGCATTTAGTTTTGCCTTTAagtaggctaattttttttgttttgttttgagatggagtctcgctctgtcgccaggctggagtgcagtggtgtgatctcggctcactgcaacctttgcctcccgggttcaagcgattctctcgcctcagcttcctgagtagctgggattacaggcgcatgccaccgcgtctggctaatttttcttttttttagtagagacagggtttcaccattttggtcaggctggtctcaaactcctgaccttgtgatctgcccacctcagcctcccaaagtgctgggattacaggcgtgagccactgcacccggccttaccaggctaatttttaaaaacatgcgtTTTTAATTACCAGGATTTACCTGATAAAACTACTCTTTGTCAAGGTTGTAGGACTTCTGAAAAGACAGAACTAGCTTTGTTGCGTTTCACGAAGGACAGATCAGTTCGTCTGTATAGGCTATAAGCAGGTAAGTAGTGCACTCTATTGGTGAAGGATTTCTGTTGTTTTGGAAAGCCAACTATAGCTGGCTGCATGGAGGGAAATCCAAAATCCAGATGACGTGGCGTGAGTCAATGGGATGAGAAACACTggtattttctttacaatttcattttacaaagagcacattaaactaaaattttatgAATTATGACAATCTAATAGTTCAACAGCAGACTCAAGAAAAGCACAGATGTGATTCTAACAGAAGACTACTCATATGAACAGGTTTAATGCAACATGGAATGCAAAAGATTAgaaccattaaaatatttaattcttcaactttaaaaaattaaataaaatcaaaataggaTAATGACCAGAATAGTGCCATTATAATCACATCAAAAAGTAAAGCTTCCATTAACATTTTATGAATTTGGCAATCTAGTACAATACATTAAGTATTGTGTTTCACTCAATTTTGTGAtactccatttttgaaaaaacTTAGAGGCTTCAGATacccatgaaaagaaaaaaatcagggtaGAAACACATAGGCTGAGGTTTGCTAATTCACTGTTTAAAAAGGACCTTAGATGTCCCACTATAATTGCTCTTAggtatttttaacaaatgaataGTCATAATTCACAGAAAAGACAAGTGGTACTTTTTATCTACATAGACTATACTATATAAGCTTTcagtaaaacatttaaattgttttacttttaatcttgtcaagtaattttcatttcttctacttCAAAAGGTTGACCAGGTTGTTTGCCTGTATTGGGATCAACGAATGTTGGGCTATATACTATGTTTAGTTATAATAACTAATTTATCCACCCTGACTTAATATGTGGGAAACAATACACCCCTAAGTGTATTGAGATGTTTCTTTGAAacgaaaatatttaattttatgcatGTGATAAACAGCCTTATTCaatgtatactttttttaaatgagcaacaCAGATAGCAGACATATAACTCCTTATTACCCATAATCCTGACTACCAAGAAAGGAAGccaaacttttagaaaaatacaatGCAAGAAAAGattcaagttaaaaatatattcctttggttaAAAATCATCCCCtttataatattcatttgtaATCTAAATTCACAGCATGTCCCACCAGCCCAAAGTAATCTTCTAAATGTCATTATACTTGTAGTATTACAATGTTTTTTCAGTCCAGTATTTATGGAGGTCACTCGGCTGCAGCAACAAAATATTTCAACTCTAGGAAGAGTGTAGCCTTGTAGCATTAGCCCCTTTGACAATTTTCTTACAAGATTTTTACTTTAGAAACCTCCGACACATGTAGTTTTCTTCAGATACAGTATATCCAAACTTTTTATAGAAACCAACATTTTGTGGTAGACATTCAAGGGTAATCTTGTAACAGTTCAGTTTCTTGCTTAGCAAAGTAAGGGTTGATAATAACCTGAAATTTAAAAAGGGGGTAGGGTGAGGAGATagcatttattaataaaaattgattCTAGTAACAATATGAATTAATGTTATAAAACTTAAGTTTCCTTAGAAACAGGTTTAGATTATGGCTTTTCCCACTGCATTCATGTAAGTTGATAAGCATTTAAATCACCAAAGCATTTTTACTTAGAGTCAAATATACTTTTATCTAGTAATCTCCAGCTCACTAATAAACAGGACAAATACAAAACTCACCCTAAGccctctttaaaaatgaaatttaaggctaggtgcagtgactcatacctgtaatcctagcactctgggaagccgaggcaggcgatcGCTAGCGCCCAGgggtttgacaccagcctgggaaacacggcaaaaccccatctctacaaaatataaaaattagtagggtatgatggcacatgcctaaagtcgcagctactccagaggctgaggggggaagatcacctgagcccagagaggtcaaggctgcggtgagtagtgattgtgccactgcactccagcctgggcaacagagtgagtctctgtctcgaaaaagaaaaacGAATTTTAAGATGCATGTTAACACTAAAAActcaacctttaaaaaaaaaaaagaccaaaattattttgtaaaaattctttatttaaatctatttaaaCAACTTCGGAGCAGTCGACATACCCACATAAAATGAGTACATAATAGCTTTGctctttaatcatttttaaagctACTTTAATATTTGTGAAGGTGTGTATCAGATTAACTCAAGATTGGTCTAATTAATATGAAGTGGAAACAAAGCAAGTCTACATCTATACAAAGTTTCTTAATGAATCCAAACCCAGTATTAAAGTGTGGATCTAAGTGCCTTAgaggataaaaactataaaagataTACAAACTTGAAGGGTCTGCCCATGTTTGAACAGACTAAaaaatcctattttttaaaaaaacaaaagaccttGACTGAAGTATGcctggctggttgcagtggctcatgcctgtaattccagcactttaggaggccagggatcacttgagtccagaagttcgagactagccaaagcaacatagcaaaaccctatctctataaaaaattagctgggtgcagcggcgtgcagctgtagtcccagctacttgggaggctgaggcgagaggctcacttgagccccagaaattcaaggctgcagtgagctgtgatcgtaccactgtatactccagcctgggcaacagaaagagatcccatctcttaaaaaaaaacaaaaacaaaaacataaattaaatagATTAGAACACAAGAAAtcggtctgttttgttcactgaggTATTCCAAATACCTAGAATAGCATCTGGTACATAAGCAGgtatttaatatttgttaattcCTTAAAACTCAGAAGAGTTAGTGTTAAAAAGCAAgttcttgggccaggcacagtggctcccacctgtaatcccagcactttgggaggccaaggcaggagcactgtttgagaccagcctgagcaacatgatgaggccccatctctacaaatttttaaaaattagccaggtgtggtgtgtacctgtagtcccagctaattggggggctgaagaggattgcttgagcccaggaggctgaggctgcagtgagctgagattgagccactgcacctcagcctgggtgacagagctgtcaaaaacagaccctgtctcaaaaactaaaaattataataaataagaaCTACAAGTTCTTATAAAATGGCAATAAATCAATAccacttatttatatttattttaaatgatttagataaatatatacagtgAAGGCTGTTTCAGTATGTACTTCTACAACTTATGAGAATGAGAGATCACAGAATATTCTGTaatagttgaacatttcctttgtttttaaatatgacaGAGAAGCTGAGGCAAATCCGATTAGCCCAAAAGTTTAACTCCTACTAGGACGAGAGCATTACTATAAAAAGTTAGTAATTTAAAGATGTTACTGTCTGTAAAGAAGTATGCTTCCAATTTTCAAACTTTAAGgcaaaatatgtataataatactttatttcttcatgaaattCAGTCTGAACTATTAGAGTGAGAATAAGTTCAGAATTAATGAAGCCAAAAAGAACTTCAAACAAGTATCTTGTTAAGAAACTAAATTGGAACAAAATTTATCCAGGGTTACCTTGTTTCTGCCTACTTACAATTTGCCAAGCTGCTTTCCTCTGCATTCATCACTAACAACAACATCTTCTACTCTTCctctctgaaaatatttacaatgtttaAAGGAGTAagcatttacttttgtttttagcTAAAACGAGTTGGTAAGAATTTACTGATAATAAGTAGTATATTTTGTAAACTTGAACTTAACAGAAACCAAATGCAAAAAATATTATACAGTGAAGACTGTTTCAGTATGTATTTCTACAACTTACGAGAAGGAGAGATCATAGAATATTCTGTaatagttgaacatttcctttgttttaaaatatgacagaGAAGCTGGGGCAAATCTGATTAGCCCAAAAGTTTGTTTCCTACTAGTATGAGAGTACTACTATTAAAAGTTAATAATTTAAAGATGTTTTTACTTATTAGAGGAAATAGTATGAGTCAAGTTGTGACCTAAACTTGTTTTGGCTATGTCCCCAACCTTCCCACCCCATTGTCTTTAAACAAATATCAGGATCAACATCACCAAAATGTAACCTTTTCATGAATATATCCATCATTCTACTCCTTGCTTACTAGCAAGTTATTTAGATATCCAAATAAAATTAATGTCTAGTACAGAAACCCCACCGAAATTCCTAAGTGTGACAGAACACATCCCAAGTGTTCCTACCTTATTCTCATTGAATTAaggttttctctccctctttttttatttactattttatgtGAGTTATTGAGGGATGAAAGGGCACTACATGCATTAGATGTATCATAATTAGAACGGAATAATCTGAACCCTTTACCATGTGGAAACAAATTTATGCTAACGTGGTATATtcagagttgttttttttaaaagagtaacatTAGGGATTTTGTGCATTACTGCTAAGGTGTTTGGTTTCTCTATGCCTATACCAAATTGATCCACCTTACAGAACAATTTTAGCATACAATTCATACtgttatacattttctttcttaaagctCTCAGAACACACTGGGAAAAGGGATTTCTAAGAGGCACTGAAAATCAATGAGAAAACAGATTTGTCTAATGGAAACTCAAAGTCAGTTGTGCTAGAAAACAGCTGTCCATTTTATTTATAAGCAGCACATACCTTAGCACAGGAATGGATGAATTTATGTTCTATAATCAGAGTTGCCGTAGCAACAATCTGTCCTAGAGTCACATCTTCTACAACTGTAACATAATAATCCCCAGATTTCTTCATATGCTCAAAAGATTCTGTGGAAATTGGATAACAAAGTGTTACATAGTAGACATTCAATTTTATGGGGAGCCAGAAAAATATTAGGATTAGCTGACTTAATTACTAAATGTTTAAAGCTGTTTTACCATAGTAATTTACCTTccatttctaaagaaaatattacCAAGTAGTTGAAATATCAGCAATTAGTATCAATTGGAATATAACCTACACATTCAAAATATCTGCTAGCAAAATAAAGACTAATATAGCTATTTTAGATGAACAACACTTAAAATACAAGTAAATGGCTGATGTTGCCACTTCCATGACTAATGAaaacttcaatttcttcatttactttaAATAGATCTCTTTAACTTTTATACTCAATAGATATTCAAATATAACCTTTGCACATTTTAACAAGAGCATGTTTACATGGCTCAATTCTAGAATTTTTAGtcttttgctttcaaaatatttttacaaaatatattttaattttccctttGTGATGGAAAGTGTTTTGTGATAACATGACTTGCTCTTGTTTGCTTTGAGAGCACCTTGCAAGGAAGTAAAAACATATCTGTTTCCAAGTAACTTTTCCAAGTCACATAGCAAATAGGTGCAAAGATACTTCCCCTCAAATGGATTTTCAGTACTATTGCTGAAATAACATGGTTTCTCATCTAATTTCATGTGCATGCAAAGAAAAATTCAGGAATAAAAATTGAGGCTAATAGTCTCTCATATTGTTAATTTCTATGGTCTCATTCCAGATAGAGAtcta encodes the following:
- the GNPNAT1 gene encoding glucosamine 6-phosphate N-acetyltransferase isoform X1, whose product is MKPDETPMFDPSLLKEVDWSQNTATFSPAISPTHPGEGLVLRPLCTADLNRGFFKVLGQLTETGVVSPEQFMKSFEHMKKSGDYYVTVVEDVTLGQIVATATLIIEHKFIHSCAKRGRVEDVVVSDECRGKQLGKLDSLCCPGWSAVAQSLLTAALTSLGSEMGFCRVSQAGVKPLGASDRLPRLPRVLGLQVIINPYFAKQETELLQDYP
- the GNPNAT1 gene encoding glucosamine 6-phosphate N-acetyltransferase isoform X3, which encodes MKPDETPMFDPSLLKEVDWSQNTATFSPAISPTHPGEGLVLRPLCTADLNRGFFKVLGQLTETGVVSPEQFMKSFEHMKKSGDYYVTVVEDVTLGQIVATATLIIEHKFIHSCAKRGRVEDVVVSDECRGKQLGKLDGVLPCFPGWCQTPGR
- the GNPNAT1 gene encoding glucosamine 6-phosphate N-acetyltransferase isoform X2; its protein translation is MKPDETPMFDPSLLKEVDWSQNTATFSPAISPTHPGEGLVLRPLCTADLNRGFFKVLGQLTETGVVSPEQFMKSFEHMKKSGDYYVTVVEDVTLGQIVATATLIIEHKFIHSCAKRGRVEDVVVSDECRGKQLGKLLLSTLTLLSKKLNCYKITLECLPQNVGFYKKFGYTVSEENYMCRRFLK